One Curtobacterium herbarum genomic window carries:
- a CDS encoding TetR/AcrR family transcriptional regulator, whose product MRWAPDARGRLERAAFELFAEQGFAATTVPQITARAGLTTRTFFRHFADKREVVFAGDEIPENAARLIAEAPADLEPMQVIRSVLHQVAAARFDGNHAQTAAWRRIVEGNDELRDRDARKRSDLVRAARGALVGRGETPLQATVLAEIGVLVFQVALESWVEEDPATARPMSVVIDEVLAALPLAARP is encoded by the coding sequence ATGCGATGGGCTCCGGATGCACGAGGACGACTCGAGCGTGCGGCCTTCGAACTCTTCGCCGAGCAGGGCTTCGCCGCGACGACCGTGCCGCAGATCACCGCACGTGCCGGTCTGACGACCCGGACGTTCTTCCGGCACTTCGCCGACAAGCGCGAGGTCGTCTTCGCCGGCGACGAGATCCCCGAGAACGCCGCACGGCTCATCGCCGAGGCCCCCGCCGACCTCGAGCCGATGCAGGTCATTCGCAGCGTGCTGCACCAGGTCGCCGCCGCACGCTTCGACGGCAACCACGCCCAGACGGCGGCCTGGCGCCGGATCGTCGAGGGCAACGACGAACTCCGCGACCGCGACGCCCGGAAGCGCTCCGACCTGGTCCGCGCTGCCCGGGGCGCCCTCGTCGGACGGGGCGAGACGCCGCTGCAGGCAACCGTCCTGGCCGAGATCGGCGTGCTCGTGTTCCAGGTGGCGCTGGAGTCCTGGGTCGAGGAGGACCCGGCGACCGCGCGCCCGATGTCCGTGGTGATCGACGAGGTCCTCGCCGCCCTGCCCCTCGCTGCCCGGCCCTGA
- a CDS encoding GNAT family N-acetyltransferase → MISRLDLPTTVPTRGAAVVIRRATLDDLGTIVRLLTDDPISAARDGASAASGQEALLAHSEAFRQIAADPGNDLVVAEDADGVVVGTLQLTLIPGLSRRGSARLLVESVRVSSAQRSAGIGSALMRWVTDQAAPALAVSLVQLTSDAARVDAHRFYERLGFVASHVGFKYAVERPGSDA, encoded by the coding sequence GTGATCTCGCGCCTCGACCTCCCCACCACCGTCCCCACCCGCGGCGCGGCGGTGGTGATCCGTCGCGCGACGCTCGACGACCTCGGGACGATCGTGCGCCTCCTGACCGACGACCCGATCAGCGCCGCTCGCGACGGTGCGTCCGCCGCGTCCGGCCAGGAGGCGCTCCTCGCGCACTCGGAAGCGTTCCGGCAGATCGCGGCGGACCCCGGCAACGACCTCGTCGTCGCGGAGGACGCGGACGGTGTCGTCGTCGGCACCCTGCAGCTCACGCTGATCCCCGGACTGTCCAGGCGGGGGAGTGCGCGGCTGCTCGTCGAGTCGGTCCGGGTCTCGAGCGCGCAGCGCTCCGCGGGGATCGGGAGCGCACTGATGCGCTGGGTCACCGACCAGGCGGCGCCGGCGCTCGCCGTGTCACTCGTGCAGCTGACCTCGGACGCAGCGCGGGTCGACGCCCACCGCTTCTACGAGCGGCTCGGCTTCGTCGCCAGCCACGTCGGCTTCAAGTACGCGGTCGAGCGCCCCGGGAGTGATGCCTGA
- a CDS encoding ABC transporter ATP-binding protein translates to MIAAHAVTVRAGRRVLLDGVDLSAATGSVTGIVGPNGSGKTTLLRALLRAVPADDGRVEIDGQDVRHRSRRWIAQRVASVAQRLDPDPALTVADEVALGGLARAGLLDRGGAGSDERVAAALDAVALAHRAGDPLAALSGGELQRVGLARAIAHGADHVLLDEPTNHLDLRHRLEVLELLPRIAPTVVVVLHDLEVAARVCDHLVVLAAGRVVGAGPPADVLRPALLDAVYDVHTTRRDDPDGDIHLTFRLPTPPATSSAAPEGPTR, encoded by the coding sequence GTGATCGCGGCGCACGCCGTCACCGTCCGGGCCGGGCGTCGGGTGCTGCTGGACGGTGTCGACCTCAGCGCGGCGACGGGCTCCGTGACGGGGATCGTCGGGCCCAACGGCAGTGGCAAGACGACGCTGCTCCGCGCACTCCTCCGAGCCGTGCCGGCCGACGACGGTCGCGTCGAGATCGACGGGCAGGACGTCCGACACCGCTCACGCCGGTGGATCGCCCAACGCGTCGCGAGCGTGGCGCAACGGCTCGACCCGGACCCGGCGCTCACCGTGGCCGACGAGGTCGCGCTGGGCGGCCTCGCCCGGGCCGGCCTGCTGGACCGCGGAGGCGCGGGGTCCGACGAGCGGGTCGCCGCAGCCCTCGACGCGGTCGCGCTGGCACACCGAGCCGGCGATCCGTTGGCCGCGCTGTCGGGCGGCGAACTGCAGCGGGTCGGTCTCGCACGTGCGATCGCCCACGGTGCCGACCACGTCCTCCTCGACGAACCGACCAACCACCTCGACCTGCGGCACCGGCTCGAGGTCCTCGAACTCCTGCCGCGCATCGCACCGACGGTCGTCGTCGTCCTGCACGACCTCGAGGTCGCCGCGCGCGTCTGCGACCACCTGGTCGTCCTCGCCGCGGGCCGCGTCGTCGGTGCCGGGCCGCCCGCCGACGTCCTCCGCCCCGCGCTCCTGGACGCCGTGTACGACGTCCACACCACCCGCCGGGACGACCCCGACGGCGACATCCACCTCACGTTCCGCCTGCCCACCCCACCGGCCACCTCCTCGGCCGCTCCGGAAGGACCCACCAGATGA
- a CDS encoding ASCH domain-containing protein, translated as MDAVSPAVAAFWAARRLESRDLPVEVPLAWGFGATPEHADELLALVLAGMKDGTASSLWDYQATAEPLPEVGEHSVVLDGTGQPRAVIVTTNVRTVPFDQVDAEHARAEGEGDRTLDYWRASHERYWREHSEDPRGWAPDMPVVCERFRLVWPDRSA; from the coding sequence ATGGACGCAGTGTCGCCCGCCGTGGCCGCCTTCTGGGCCGCCCGCCGTCTGGAGTCCCGGGACCTGCCCGTCGAGGTGCCCCTGGCGTGGGGCTTCGGCGCGACGCCCGAGCACGCCGACGAACTGCTCGCGCTGGTCCTGGCCGGCATGAAGGACGGCACGGCGTCGTCGCTCTGGGACTACCAGGCGACCGCGGAACCCCTGCCCGAGGTCGGTGAACACAGCGTCGTCCTCGACGGCACCGGTCAGCCCCGAGCGGTCATCGTGACGACGAACGTCCGGACCGTGCCGTTCGACCAGGTCGACGCCGAGCACGCCCGGGCCGAGGGTGAGGGCGACCGGACCCTGGACTACTGGCGGGCCTCGCACGAGCGGTACTGGCGTGAGCACTCCGAGGACCCGCGGGGCTGGGCGCCGGACATGCCCGTCGTCTGCGAGCGCTTCCGCCTGGTCTGGCCCGACCGGAGCGCCTGA
- a CDS encoding DMT family transporter, with amino-acid sequence MGWVLLAIAIVSEVAATISLKLATDGKKRFYVPVAIGYVVAFSLLAVALTLGLPIGVAYGIWAATGVALTAVLGRVLFREPLTRLMLAGIGLIIVGVLLVELGH; translated from the coding sequence ATGGGATGGGTCCTGCTGGCGATCGCGATCGTCTCCGAGGTCGCGGCGACGATCAGCCTGAAGCTCGCCACCGACGGCAAGAAGCGCTTCTACGTCCCCGTCGCGATCGGGTACGTCGTCGCGTTCAGCCTGCTCGCGGTCGCCCTGACCCTGGGGCTGCCGATCGGGGTCGCGTACGGCATCTGGGCGGCGACCGGGGTGGCGCTGACGGCGGTGCTCGGGCGGGTGCTGTTCCGCGAGCCGCTGACCCGGCTGATGCTCGCCGGGATCGGACTCATCATCGTGGGGGTGCTGCTCGTCGAGCTCGGGCACTGA
- a CDS encoding class I SAM-dependent methyltransferase: protein MTDTTTTTPTANPDDTARARDLANRWDAQQTAYIRHRAERFATIARVVAAVCADTSAPRILDLAGGTGSLAEAVLAAVPGATAVVADKDPALLAIAADLAAADPRLVIAEVDLADPHWAEHPAIASAPFDAVVSSTALHWLQPGTLVDVLRRTADLLHPGGILLNGDHLSYQRDESTMAAIAADDDAATQREGFASGADTWDAWWAAVAETPRYAEALARRDTVWGAELHEAPPKVTLGFHVESLRSAGFAEVGTVWQYLDDHVVYGVR from the coding sequence ATGACCGACACCACGACCACCACCCCGACGGCCAACCCGGACGACACGGCGCGGGCACGCGACCTGGCGAACCGGTGGGACGCCCAGCAGACCGCCTACATCCGACACCGGGCCGAACGCTTCGCCACGATCGCCCGGGTGGTCGCCGCCGTCTGCGCGGACACGTCCGCTCCGCGGATCCTCGACCTGGCCGGTGGCACCGGCTCGCTCGCGGAAGCAGTGCTCGCCGCCGTCCCCGGCGCCACGGCCGTCGTCGCCGACAAGGACCCGGCCCTCCTCGCGATCGCCGCGGACCTCGCCGCCGCCGACCCTCGGCTCGTGATCGCCGAGGTCGACCTCGCCGACCCGCACTGGGCCGAGCACCCGGCCATCGCCAGCGCGCCGTTCGACGCGGTCGTCAGCTCCACCGCTCTGCACTGGCTCCAGCCGGGAACCCTCGTCGACGTCCTCCGACGCACCGCGGACCTCCTGCACCCCGGCGGCATCCTGCTCAACGGTGACCACCTGTCCTACCAACGGGACGAGAGCACCATGGCTGCCATCGCCGCGGACGACGACGCGGCGACTCAGCGCGAGGGGTTCGCGAGCGGCGCGGACACGTGGGACGCCTGGTGGGCCGCGGTGGCGGAGACGCCGCGCTACGCCGAGGCACTCGCTCGGCGCGACACCGTCTGGGGCGCGGAACTGCACGAGGCACCGCCGAAGGTGACACTCGGGTTCCACGTCGAGTCGCTCCGCAGCGCGGGCTTCGCCGAGGTCGGCACGGTCTGGCAGTACCTCGACGACCACGTCGTGTACGGCGTCCGCTGA
- a CDS encoding zinc-binding alcohol dehydrogenase family protein, giving the protein MTTADPTTTPQNEALFLLGPGGPFVVRPTPMPTPGAGELVVRVRAIAVNPVDAITGPLRRLVSPWVRFPTVLGSDVAGEVVAVGPDVTDLRVGDRVTAFAAGQEKARNRASEGGFQRYVTVLERVTTRLPADVAFDRAAVLPLALATAAAGLYETDQLGLPVPTVGAARADEVVLVWGASTSVGMNAVQLARASSYTVVATAGRANHDLVRSLGAETVVDYRDADVDRQVVAALGGRRLVGTVAIGKGSLGHALRIARSTPGTKRIASAYPDPVTSVRSRIERLRGVHVTAIWGGTPVVSPVGPAVFRDFLPAALADGRFRPAPEPTVVGHGLEALPTALQTLRNGVSATKVVVGMDA; this is encoded by the coding sequence ATGACCACCGCCGACCCCACCACCACGCCGCAGAACGAGGCCCTGTTCCTGCTCGGCCCGGGCGGCCCCTTCGTGGTGCGCCCCACTCCGATGCCCACCCCCGGCGCCGGCGAGCTCGTCGTCCGGGTCCGGGCGATCGCGGTGAACCCCGTCGACGCCATCACCGGCCCGCTCCGCCGACTCGTCTCCCCGTGGGTGCGGTTCCCGACCGTCCTCGGCAGCGACGTCGCCGGTGAGGTCGTCGCGGTCGGCCCCGACGTCACGGACCTCCGGGTCGGCGACCGGGTGACCGCGTTCGCCGCCGGACAGGAGAAGGCCCGGAACCGCGCGTCGGAAGGCGGGTTCCAGCGGTACGTGACGGTCCTCGAGCGCGTCACCACGCGCCTCCCGGCCGACGTCGCCTTCGACCGCGCCGCGGTCCTGCCGCTGGCACTCGCGACGGCCGCCGCCGGGCTCTACGAGACCGACCAGCTCGGCCTGCCAGTCCCGACGGTGGGCGCCGCGCGCGCCGACGAGGTGGTGCTCGTCTGGGGTGCGTCGACGAGCGTCGGGATGAACGCCGTCCAGCTCGCCCGCGCCAGCAGCTACACCGTCGTCGCGACGGCCGGACGGGCGAACCACGACCTGGTCCGCTCCCTCGGTGCCGAGACCGTCGTCGACTACCGCGACGCCGACGTCGACCGCCAGGTCGTCGCAGCGCTCGGCGGACGGCGCCTGGTCGGCACCGTCGCGATCGGCAAGGGCTCGCTCGGACACGCCCTGCGCATCGCGCGCTCCACCCCCGGCACGAAACGGATCGCGTCCGCCTACCCGGACCCGGTGACCAGCGTGCGCTCGCGCATCGAACGGCTCCGCGGCGTGCACGTCACCGCGATCTGGGGCGGCACCCCCGTCGTCTCACCGGTCGGGCCGGCGGTCTTCCGCGACTTCCTGCCCGCGGCACTGGCCGACGGACGGTTCCGTCCGGCACCCGAGCCGACGGTCGTCGGCCACGGACTGGAGGCCCTCCCCACCGCCCTGCAGACCCTCCGGAACGGCGTCTCGGCGACCAAGGTCGTCGTCGGGATGGACGCCTGA
- a CDS encoding ATP-binding cassette domain-containing protein, with amino-acid sequence MSHEPVLAAVGLGKRLGRRDVFSAVDLEVWPGQVVGISGGNGSGKSTLMRVLSGTAHATAGVLRTTTAPKSIVPERFVPPDHMTPLSYLVHMGRLRGQRRAHTEPRALALLDELGVANARSSVLDELSKGNAQKLAIAQAFLSPVSVCFLDEPNTGLDDDTTVIVNAMIERAVASGTAIILTEHELTRTIRPDVQYRLQDARLTEVTPERAPSTGAALITLRPSDRTSLDRLRAAAATVSLHRDENVHDDDVSFTVEAGRVDDFLRTALDDGWSVRAVGPVPPRGGGR; translated from the coding sequence GTGAGCCACGAGCCCGTTCTCGCCGCGGTCGGGCTCGGCAAGCGTCTCGGCCGACGCGACGTCTTCTCCGCAGTGGACCTCGAAGTGTGGCCGGGGCAGGTGGTGGGGATCTCCGGCGGCAACGGATCCGGGAAGTCCACGCTGATGCGGGTGCTGAGCGGGACCGCTCACGCGACGGCCGGGGTACTCCGCACCACCACGGCTCCGAAGTCGATCGTCCCGGAGCGGTTCGTGCCCCCTGACCACATGACCCCCCTGAGCTACCTCGTCCACATGGGACGGCTCCGGGGGCAGCGCCGGGCGCACACCGAGCCGCGGGCGCTCGCCCTCCTCGACGAGCTCGGGGTGGCGAACGCGCGCTCGTCCGTGCTCGACGAGCTGTCGAAGGGCAACGCCCAGAAGCTGGCGATCGCGCAGGCGTTCCTGAGCCCCGTGTCCGTCTGCTTCCTGGACGAACCGAACACCGGTCTGGACGACGACACGACGGTGATCGTCAACGCGATGATCGAACGGGCGGTGGCGTCCGGTACTGCGATCATCCTCACCGAGCACGAACTGACGAGAACGATCCGACCGGACGTGCAGTACCGACTGCAGGACGCACGGCTCACCGAGGTCACTCCGGAGCGAGCGCCGTCGACCGGTGCCGCCCTGATCACCCTCCGTCCGTCTGATCGGACTTCGTTGGATCGACTCCGAGCGGCCGCGGCGACCGTGTCGCTGCACCGGGACGAGAACGTGCACGACGACGACGTCTCGTTCACCGTGGAGGCCGGCCGTGTCGACGACTTCCTGCGGACGGCGCTCGATGACGGCTGGTCGGTGCGGGCCGTCGGTCCGGTCCCACCCAGGGGAGGCGGACGGTGA
- a CDS encoding ABC transporter substrate-binding protein: MSGCAASSSATEPTTSPNGAAHFPVTIENCGTPVTITAAPRRIVLVNNDELPKLQALRAVDRIVGITAPLAPDLYAKQTYRDLAHLHVLSTKQTSTGGSVVSQESLLGAKPDLVIAPANAVDRDALQAAGIPLYTPSAYCTDPGPELSRTATFGRVWSELRTLGTVLGQRALAEDAVQAGRATLSKQSAATDRGTAAALYVSSGGGVLSPYGGPSMVTPVFRAVGLHNVYADSKQRVFDANVEDIISRDPSTIVLLYSSGTAQDTIDSFRTAPGVSGLSAVRHHRVVALRFPFTDPPSTLSVAGPAELARQLDALG; this comes from the coding sequence ATGAGCGGCTGCGCGGCATCGTCCAGCGCCACCGAACCGACCACGAGCCCGAACGGCGCCGCGCACTTCCCGGTCACGATCGAGAACTGCGGCACCCCCGTGACGATCACCGCGGCCCCGCGCCGCATCGTGCTCGTCAACAACGACGAACTCCCGAAGCTCCAGGCACTCCGTGCCGTCGACCGGATCGTCGGCATCACCGCACCACTCGCCCCCGACCTGTACGCGAAGCAGACCTACCGCGACCTCGCGCACCTGCACGTGCTGTCGACGAAGCAGACCTCGACCGGTGGGTCCGTCGTGTCGCAGGAGAGCCTCCTCGGAGCGAAGCCCGACCTGGTGATCGCCCCCGCGAACGCCGTCGACCGGGACGCACTGCAGGCCGCCGGAATCCCGCTCTACACACCCTCGGCGTACTGCACGGACCCCGGGCCCGAGCTGAGCCGCACGGCGACGTTCGGCCGGGTCTGGAGCGAACTGCGGACGCTCGGCACGGTCCTCGGGCAGCGGGCGCTGGCCGAGGACGCGGTCCAGGCTGGACGCGCCACCTTGTCGAAGCAGTCCGCCGCCACCGACCGCGGGACCGCTGCCGCCCTGTACGTGTCGTCCGGCGGGGGAGTCCTCTCGCCCTACGGCGGCCCGAGCATGGTGACGCCGGTGTTCCGAGCGGTCGGGCTCCACAACGTCTACGCGGACTCGAAGCAGCGGGTCTTCGACGCGAACGTGGAGGACATCATCTCCCGCGACCCGTCGACCATCGTGTTGCTCTACTCGAGCGGGACGGCGCAGGACACCATCGACAGCTTCCGCACGGCACCCGGCGTCTCGGGACTCTCCGCGGTCCGACACCACCGAGTCGTCGCACTCCGCTTCCCCTTCACCGACCCACCCTCGACCCTGTCGGTAGCGGGTCCGGCCGAGCTCGCCCGACAGCTCGACGCGCTCGGGTGA
- the pip gene encoding prolyl aminopeptidase, with product MAYPRTEPTASGMLDVGDGTSLYWEESGAPDGVPALWLHGGPGGSLGSGWYRTHFDPTRYRLIGIDQRGSGRSRPLVTESRDRLADHTTQRLIADIEAVRQHLGVEDWVVSGISWGTTLALAYAQQHPAHVRALALMAVTTTSRDEVDWITEGVGRVFPAEWEAFEQASQRLPGERVVDAYARRLAGPDREARADAAQAWDRWENVHVSLDDPALRERGHLGPELREGFATLVTHYWANDGFLPGDQAVLARLDRIAHVPTALVHGRRDISGPAVTAWRVHRGLPASTLTIVEDEGHGGPGGSAALAAALDGFAGSGS from the coding sequence ATGGCCTACCCGAGGACCGAACCCACCGCCTCCGGGATGCTCGACGTCGGCGACGGCACGTCCCTGTACTGGGAGGAGTCCGGCGCCCCCGACGGCGTCCCCGCCCTCTGGCTGCACGGCGGCCCCGGCGGCTCGCTCGGCAGCGGCTGGTACCGGACGCACTTCGACCCGACCCGGTACCGCCTGATCGGCATCGACCAGCGCGGCAGCGGCCGGAGCCGCCCCCTCGTCACCGAGTCCCGCGACCGGCTCGCCGACCACACCACGCAGCGGCTGATCGCCGACATCGAGGCGGTCCGACAGCACCTGGGCGTCGAGGACTGGGTCGTATCCGGGATCTCGTGGGGAACGACGCTCGCCCTCGCGTACGCGCAGCAGCACCCCGCACATGTCCGCGCGCTGGCCCTCATGGCCGTCACGACGACGAGCCGCGACGAGGTCGACTGGATCACCGAAGGCGTGGGACGCGTGTTCCCGGCGGAGTGGGAGGCGTTCGAGCAGGCCAGCCAGCGCCTCCCGGGTGAGCGCGTGGTCGACGCGTACGCACGTCGCCTGGCGGGGCCCGACCGGGAGGCCCGTGCGGACGCCGCGCAGGCCTGGGACCGGTGGGAGAACGTCCACGTCTCCCTCGACGACCCCGCGCTCCGCGAGCGCGGCCACCTGGGTCCGGAGCTGCGCGAGGGCTTCGCCACCCTCGTCACGCACTACTGGGCGAACGACGGGTTCCTGCCGGGCGACCAGGCCGTGCTCGCGCGCCTGGACCGGATCGCGCACGTGCCGACGGCGCTCGTGCACGGACGGCGGGACATCAGCGGGCCCGCCGTCACGGCCTGGCGTGTGCACCGGGGGCTGCCGGCGAGCACGCTCACCATCGTCGAGGACGAGGGGCACGGCGGGCCGGGTGGGAGTGCGGCGCTGGCGGCGGCGCTCGACGGGTTCGCGGGGTCCGGCTCGTGA
- a CDS encoding FAD-binding domain-containing protein, with protein MFIPTRAAGLDALDEFVPRAGRDYARDRNADLGASRTNVSGLSPYVRHRLVTEHEVVAAVLDRHSLSAAEKFVQEVFWRTYWKGWLEQNPEVWRRYRRDVDGFATGTLPTGYDDAVHGRTGIDAMDAWARELIDTGYLHNHTRMWFASIWVFTLGMPWQLGADFFHRHLLDGDAASNTLSWRWVAGLQTAGKTYLASASNIARYTDGRFSPTGLATTARALVEEPLPPRTPIASDDVVGTIGERIGLLLHEEDLEASSLLAEHPQLTAPVATAVAADPGARSPFAVSDLVAAFTATAVDDAAERTLDTGGRSAQVLADTLPSTVLRWAESEQLDTVVVPYAPVGPVHERLGALRAALAAEGVGLVTVRRRWDSAAWPSASRGFFPFRERIPALVRQLVVG; from the coding sequence GTGTTCATCCCCACCAGAGCTGCCGGCCTCGACGCCCTCGACGAGTTCGTCCCCCGCGCCGGCCGGGACTACGCCCGTGACCGCAACGCCGACCTCGGGGCATCGCGGACCAACGTCTCGGGGCTGTCGCCGTACGTGCGCCACCGCCTGGTGACCGAGCACGAGGTCGTCGCAGCCGTCCTCGACCGCCACAGCCTGTCCGCCGCCGAGAAGTTCGTGCAGGAGGTCTTCTGGCGCACCTACTGGAAGGGCTGGCTCGAGCAGAACCCCGAGGTGTGGCGCCGGTACCGGCGGGATGTGGACGGGTTCGCGACCGGGACCCTGCCGACCGGCTACGACGACGCGGTGCACGGCCGGACCGGCATCGACGCGATGGACGCCTGGGCGCGGGAGCTCATCGACACGGGTTACCTCCACAACCACACGCGCATGTGGTTCGCGAGCATCTGGGTCTTCACGCTCGGCATGCCGTGGCAGCTCGGCGCCGACTTCTTCCACCGCCACCTGCTCGACGGCGACGCGGCCTCGAACACCCTGTCGTGGCGGTGGGTCGCCGGGCTGCAGACCGCCGGCAAGACGTACCTGGCGTCGGCGTCGAACATCGCCCGGTACACGGACGGGCGGTTCTCGCCGACCGGTCTGGCCACGACCGCCCGGGCGCTCGTCGAGGAGCCGCTGCCACCGCGCACGCCGATCGCGTCAGACGACGTCGTGGGCACGATCGGCGAGCGGATCGGCCTGCTGCTGCACGAGGAGGACCTCGAGGCGTCGAGCCTGCTCGCCGAGCACCCCCAGCTGACCGCGCCGGTGGCGACGGCGGTCGCAGCGGACCCCGGCGCACGGTCCCCGTTCGCGGTCTCGGACCTCGTCGCGGCCTTCACGGCGACCGCCGTCGACGACGCTGCCGAACGGACGCTGGACACCGGCGGCCGCTCGGCGCAGGTGCTGGCCGACACGCTGCCGTCGACGGTCCTGCGGTGGGCGGAGTCCGAGCAACTCGACACCGTGGTGGTCCCGTACGCACCGGTCGGGCCGGTCCACGAGCGGCTCGGCGCACTACGTGCCGCCCTCGCCGCGGAGGGTGTCGGTCTCGTCACCGTCCGTCGCCGGTGGGACAGTGCGGCGTGGCCGTCCGCGTCCCGCGGGTTCTTCCCGTTCCGGGAGCGCATCCCGGCGCTGGTCCGTCAGCTCGTGGTGGGCTGA
- a CDS encoding TetR/AcrR family transcriptional regulator → MTTTQEHRSVEERRDQLVDAALAVLRDEGVAAVTTRAVTSRAGLPHGAFHYCFATKPALFRAVLERQLRAAMAAAFATDTAALAPEARITAGLTAHLDTTRADPATALALVELFALARRDPGLQDVADWEQRTYVDAVRAHLEAWTDDRRFRWTAPPETVARLLVALADGVSTAWLQDRDDDAATATIALAARTTATLVDGGAS, encoded by the coding sequence ATGACCACCACCCAGGAGCACCGCAGCGTCGAGGAACGCCGCGACCAGCTCGTCGACGCCGCCCTCGCCGTGCTGCGTGACGAGGGCGTCGCCGCCGTCACCACCCGTGCCGTCACGAGCCGTGCCGGCCTGCCGCACGGCGCCTTCCACTACTGCTTCGCCACGAAGCCGGCGCTGTTCCGCGCCGTCCTGGAACGGCAGCTCCGCGCCGCGATGGCCGCCGCCTTCGCCACCGACACCGCCGCACTCGCCCCGGAGGCCCGGATCACCGCCGGCCTCACCGCCCACCTCGACACCACCCGCGCCGACCCCGCGACCGCGCTCGCCCTCGTGGAGCTGTTCGCCCTCGCACGACGTGACCCGGGCCTCCAGGACGTCGCCGACTGGGAGCAGCGCACGTACGTCGACGCCGTGCGTGCCCACCTGGAGGCGTGGACCGACGACCGACGCTTCCGCTGGACCGCACCCCCGGAGACCGTCGCCCGCCTGCTCGTGGCGCTCGCCGACGGCGTCAGCACCGCCTGGCTGCAGGACCGCGACGACGACGCCGCGACCGCGACGATCGCACTCGCCGCCCGGACGACCGCCACCCTGGTGGACGGCGGCGCATCGTGA
- a CDS encoding DMT family transporter, with the protein MKWLFLASAIVAEVTASLALQAAVDHPGWYALVVVGYLVAFGMLVLVLRRGMGIGVAYGIWGASGVALTAVLAAVLFGQALTLVMGIGITLIAVGVLLVELGSQRALAARSAAARKQEAH; encoded by the coding sequence GTGAAGTGGCTGTTCCTGGCTTCCGCGATCGTCGCCGAGGTCACCGCCTCGCTGGCCCTGCAGGCCGCCGTCGACCACCCCGGCTGGTACGCGCTCGTCGTCGTCGGGTACCTGGTGGCGTTCGGGATGCTGGTCCTGGTCCTCCGCCGTGGCATGGGCATCGGCGTCGCGTACGGCATCTGGGGAGCGTCCGGCGTCGCCCTGACCGCGGTGCTGGCGGCGGTGCTGTTCGGGCAGGCGCTCACCCTCGTGATGGGGATCGGCATCACGCTCATCGCCGTCGGGGTGCTGCTCGTCGAGCTCGGCTCGCAGCGAGCGCTGGCAGCACGGTCCGCCGCCGCCCGGAAGCAGGAGGCGCACTGA
- a CDS encoding NAD(P)-dependent oxidoreductase produces the protein MPSQRTILVFGGTGQTGRHLTDLALAAGHHVRVLARTPAKAGPPRAGLDVRRGSVTDDLDLDGLLDGVDSVVSLLGDVQAQRTAMVNTAFVRRLVPAMRRTGVRRFLYQAGALSAPPHGRLTPALWAIRNTVARSYDGQHRDNEAVMRYLADEAMDLQWMVHRAGIGSDGPSKGVLERTEGTPGIGTFRDCADYDLRLLDDPTAVHTTSLSAYRKRAGRTAGRTSAGV, from the coding sequence ATGCCGTCGCAGCGCACGATCCTGGTGTTCGGCGGGACCGGTCAGACCGGGCGGCACCTCACCGACCTCGCCCTCGCCGCCGGGCACCACGTCCGCGTCCTCGCCCGCACACCCGCGAAGGCCGGGCCCCCGCGGGCCGGACTCGACGTCCGACGGGGGTCGGTGACCGACGACCTGGACCTCGACGGGCTGCTCGACGGTGTCGACTCGGTGGTCTCGCTGCTCGGTGACGTGCAGGCGCAGCGGACGGCGATGGTGAACACGGCGTTCGTCCGACGCCTGGTGCCGGCGATGCGCCGGACCGGGGTCCGCCGGTTCCTGTACCAGGCGGGTGCCCTCAGCGCGCCGCCGCACGGACGGTTGACGCCGGCACTCTGGGCGATCCGGAACACCGTGGCCCGCAGCTACGACGGCCAGCACCGGGACAACGAGGCGGTGATGCGGTACCTGGCGGACGAGGCGATGGACCTGCAGTGGATGGTGCACCGCGCCGGCATCGGGTCGGACGGCCCCTCGAAGGGCGTGCTCGAACGGACCGAGGGGACGCCGGGCATCGGGACGTTCCGAGACTGCGCCGACTACGACCTGCGGCTGCTCGACGACCCGACGGCGGTGCACACGACGAGCCTCAGTGCGTACCGGAAGCGTGCGGGCCGGACTGCGGGCCGGACTTCGGCGGGGGTCTAG